Proteins encoded by one window of Melospiza melodia melodia isolate bMelMel2 chromosome 9, bMelMel2.pri, whole genome shotgun sequence:
- the SLC16A12 gene encoding monocarboxylate transporter 12 isoform X1, which translates to MASSRRAQHAGPPDGGWGWMIVAGCFLVTICTRAVTRCISIFFVEFQAYFGQDYARTAWIHSIVDCATMLCAPLGSLISNHVSCQVGIMLGGLLASTGLILSSFATSLEHLYLSLGVLTGLGFALCYSPAIAMVGKYFNKRKALAYGIAMSGSGIGTFILAPVVQLLIEQFSWRGALLILGGFVLNLCVCGALMRPISLKEDCKAAPELLEQNYVSETEKQDLKRMSISSPLIKLWPHECLCYCSWKEYDFLLMPGFMVLAVSILFMAYGCSPLFVYLVPYALSVGVSHHQAAFLMSILGVVDIIGNITFGWLTDRRCLKKHRYFCYLFAVGMDGLSCLFLPVLQSFPLLVPFSFTFGYFDGAYVTLIPVVTADAVGTSLLSSALGIVYFLHAIPYLVSPPVAGWLVDTTGSYTASFLLCGFSMIFSSALLCFARLAKKIKRTHLPSLTGNTALKQHIWTNGAIAYSVTAELDQRDVEFLALDTNSFSKR; encoded by the exons ATGGCCTCATCCCGCCGGGCCCAGCATGCCGGCCCTCCTGACGGAGGCTGGGGATGGATGATTGTCGCTGGCTGCTTCCTCGTCACCATCTGCACCAGGGCCGTGACAAG ATGCATCTCCATTTTTTTTGTGGAGTTTCAGGCATATTTTGGGCAGGATTATGCCAGAACTGCTTGGATCCACTCCATTGTGGACTGTGCTACAATGCTTTGTG CCCCGCTTGGGAGTTTAATCAGTAATCATGTATCCTGCCAAGTTGGTATCATGCTAGGAGGGCTGCTTGCATCTACTGGACTAATTCTGAGCTCATTCGCCACCAGTCTGGAACATCTCTACTTATCATTAGGAGTCCTCACAG GACTTGGGTTTGCACTTTGTTATTCTCCAGCCATTGCGATGGTGGGCAAATACTTCAACAAAAGGAAAGCGCTGGCGTATGGAATAGCCATGTCAGGAAGTGGAATTGGTACCTTCATCCTGGCCCCTGTGGTCCAGCtcttaattgagcagttttcctGGCGAGGAGCTTTGCTCATCCTGGGAGGTTTTGTACTAAACCTCTGTGTCTGTGGTGCCTTGATGCGGCCTATTTCTCTTAAGGAGGATTGTAAAGCTGCTCCTGAGTTGCTTGAACAGAATTATGtctctgaaacagagaaacaagACTTAAAGCGAATGTCCATCTCTTCACCTTTAATCAAATTATGGCCTCATGAATGTTTATGCTACTGTTCATGGAAGGAATATGACTTTTTGCTGATGCCAGGCTTCATGGTGCTGGCAGTGTCAATTTTATTTATGGCATATGGCTGCAGCCCTCTTTTTGTCTACCTAGTGCCTTATGCTTTGAGTGTTGGAGTGAGTCATCACCAGGCTGCCTTCCTCATGTCCATACTTGGTGTCGTAGACATCATTGGTAATATCACCTTTGGATGGCTCACAGACAGAAG gtgcCTGAAGAAACATCGGTACTTCTGCTACCTCTTTGCAGTGGGAATGGATGGCCTGTCTTGTCTTTTCCTGCCAGTTCTCCAAAGCTTCCCCTTGCTTGTGCCTTTCTCATTTACCTTTGGCTACTTTGATGGAGCCTATGTAACGCTGATCCCTGTTGTGACAGCAGATGCAGTGGGAACTTCTTTGTTATCATCAGCACTGGGCATTGTGTATTTTCTCCATGCCATACCATATCTAGTGAGCCCACCTGTGGCAG GCTGGCTTGTGGACACAACTGGCAGCTATACTGCATCATTTCTCCTGTGTGGATTTTCTATGATATTTAGTTCAGCACTATTGTGCTTTGCAAGACTAGCAAAGAAAATCAAAAGAACACATTTGCCATCCCTCACTGGTAACACAGCCTTGAAACAGCACATCTGGACAAATGGAGCAATAGCTTATTCTGTCACAGCAGAATTAGACCAAAGGGATGTTGAATTTTTGGCTTTGGATACAAACAGCTTCAGCAAGAGGTGA
- the SLC16A12 gene encoding monocarboxylate transporter 12 isoform X2: MASSRRAQHAGPPDGGWGWMIVAGCFLVTICTRAVTRCISIFFVEFQAYFGQDYARTAWIHSIVDCATMLCGLGFALCYSPAIAMVGKYFNKRKALAYGIAMSGSGIGTFILAPVVQLLIEQFSWRGALLILGGFVLNLCVCGALMRPISLKEDCKAAPELLEQNYVSETEKQDLKRMSISSPLIKLWPHECLCYCSWKEYDFLLMPGFMVLAVSILFMAYGCSPLFVYLVPYALSVGVSHHQAAFLMSILGVVDIIGNITFGWLTDRRCLKKHRYFCYLFAVGMDGLSCLFLPVLQSFPLLVPFSFTFGYFDGAYVTLIPVVTADAVGTSLLSSALGIVYFLHAIPYLVSPPVAGWLVDTTGSYTASFLLCGFSMIFSSALLCFARLAKKIKRTHLPSLTGNTALKQHIWTNGAIAYSVTAELDQRDVEFLALDTNSFSKR; the protein is encoded by the exons ATGGCCTCATCCCGCCGGGCCCAGCATGCCGGCCCTCCTGACGGAGGCTGGGGATGGATGATTGTCGCTGGCTGCTTCCTCGTCACCATCTGCACCAGGGCCGTGACAAG ATGCATCTCCATTTTTTTTGTGGAGTTTCAGGCATATTTTGGGCAGGATTATGCCAGAACTGCTTGGATCCACTCCATTGTGGACTGTGCTACAATGCTTTGTG GACTTGGGTTTGCACTTTGTTATTCTCCAGCCATTGCGATGGTGGGCAAATACTTCAACAAAAGGAAAGCGCTGGCGTATGGAATAGCCATGTCAGGAAGTGGAATTGGTACCTTCATCCTGGCCCCTGTGGTCCAGCtcttaattgagcagttttcctGGCGAGGAGCTTTGCTCATCCTGGGAGGTTTTGTACTAAACCTCTGTGTCTGTGGTGCCTTGATGCGGCCTATTTCTCTTAAGGAGGATTGTAAAGCTGCTCCTGAGTTGCTTGAACAGAATTATGtctctgaaacagagaaacaagACTTAAAGCGAATGTCCATCTCTTCACCTTTAATCAAATTATGGCCTCATGAATGTTTATGCTACTGTTCATGGAAGGAATATGACTTTTTGCTGATGCCAGGCTTCATGGTGCTGGCAGTGTCAATTTTATTTATGGCATATGGCTGCAGCCCTCTTTTTGTCTACCTAGTGCCTTATGCTTTGAGTGTTGGAGTGAGTCATCACCAGGCTGCCTTCCTCATGTCCATACTTGGTGTCGTAGACATCATTGGTAATATCACCTTTGGATGGCTCACAGACAGAAG gtgcCTGAAGAAACATCGGTACTTCTGCTACCTCTTTGCAGTGGGAATGGATGGCCTGTCTTGTCTTTTCCTGCCAGTTCTCCAAAGCTTCCCCTTGCTTGTGCCTTTCTCATTTACCTTTGGCTACTTTGATGGAGCCTATGTAACGCTGATCCCTGTTGTGACAGCAGATGCAGTGGGAACTTCTTTGTTATCATCAGCACTGGGCATTGTGTATTTTCTCCATGCCATACCATATCTAGTGAGCCCACCTGTGGCAG GCTGGCTTGTGGACACAACTGGCAGCTATACTGCATCATTTCTCCTGTGTGGATTTTCTATGATATTTAGTTCAGCACTATTGTGCTTTGCAAGACTAGCAAAGAAAATCAAAAGAACACATTTGCCATCCCTCACTGGTAACACAGCCTTGAAACAGCACATCTGGACAAATGGAGCAATAGCTTATTCTGTCACAGCAGAATTAGACCAAAGGGATGTTGAATTTTTGGCTTTGGATACAAACAGCTTCAGCAAGAGGTGA